The proteins below are encoded in one region of Aspergillus nidulans FGSC A4 chromosome III:
- a CDS encoding uncharacterized protein (transcript_id=CADANIAT00006017) yields the protein MRRRCVRRCVSDIGTGTKPVGVFRAVEEPRVDHKTDDAGKATKYAGWHCNWQRQVGMGLSGTQLGTEGTEGTEMIAFLTRVAIPLASEVKKSK from the exons atgaggaggcgATGCGTACGCC GCTGCGTATCTGATATTGGGACGGGAACGAAGCCGGTCGGCGTGTTCCGAGCTGTGGAGGAGCCGAGAGTCGACCACAAAACCGACGATGCTGGTAAGGCGACAAAGTACGCTGGCTGGCACTGCAACTGGCAGAGGCAGGTTGGGATGGGCCTGTCAGGAACACAGTTAGGCACAGAAGGCACAGAAGGCACAGAGATGATTGCTTTTTTGACGCGGGTCGCGATTCCTCTTGCTTCAGAGGTCAAAAAGTCCAAATGA